DNA from Asterias amurensis chromosome 7, ASM3211899v1:
AGTTAGTAATTTAAATTGTATAAACTATGTATATTTGTTGTCTTCTTTTCAAAGtcatttttaaaagcaaaacaattctTGGATCTGCCTAGAGTAGCAAAACCTTTAGCGAGGAGAAAATCTGAGCACAAGTGGCTTGACCCAACGAATCCCAGGCGGAGACTCCTGGCTTAAGACTGAGCCTAACAAGGCGGCCGGCAGTCAACAATCAACTCGGCGGCCGGGGGAAGAGACAACTCTAAGCGCCTCGGAAAAGAGGCGGCACGGACGGGGAGAAGTAAGGGTAGTCAAAGGGAGCGCAGCGCCGCGTAAATTTCCCACTTTTAACGGCCAGTGATGCGGAAAGTTAGGTAATCCGGACTCTCTACCTCTGAAatacaaaatagaaaaaaaggaagaggGAAAAAAATTGTCGGCAGGCGTTTGTCATTTTTGAAAGCAGATTATGGAGTATTGGTTTTGAGTACATTGTCAAGTCGAGCCAAAGGGGGAAAAAGGGAGAAAATCTGAAGTATATTTCCCTCAAGGATAGAGATACTAGTGCTTCTTGGATTTAGCGGTGGTTTTTAAACACTGAGGCTGGTGACATGCAGAAAAAGTGACTCTTGTCATTATCTTATATTGATTATTTAATCATTTTATTGACTAAGTCAGTGAAGACTTGATTGGTTTTTGTGGGGGAAATTTGGTGTTTAATTAATACTAGTAGCATCCCCAGTGAGGCTTTGTAATAATGTGGGTCGAGGATTCGTCTATTTCTCATCAATCTTAGTCATCCTTCAACTTCAAGTTTCCAATAAAGAAATAGAAAATGATTAGAGCTATTTTAAAATCATAGCTAGCTGTTTGAAGACTTGTGGCAGATCATCCTCCATTGGCGTTGGTAGGAAACCATTTTGTTATGTTCCAATTGAAGCAGTTGGACCAGAACGAGGCTTGGTGGATGAAATAATCAAacgaaattgtgagaaacaaataGAATGTTGTGTTTTACTCGAGCTTCCTATACGCCATTCCCCAACCCGCAAAAGGCATATTGCGTTCTTTTGACGGGTTCAACTCGACCGTATTCCAAACCAACATTTCAATTCCCACCATTGATCGGGCCCGTTACTAATGAGTTGAAATTAACGGACATAACGACTGTTTCATGATCTCGAAGCGTCCGGATGTAATTCAACGATGCTTTGTGATCCTGCGAAGTGATGTTCAAATCGTTGTAGATCTTCGCCAAGCCCCGATTGTGCGAAGTCTCAACGCGCGCACGCGCGTCGGCCCGGGCCTGTGAGCCAATCAGAGATGCGAATGTTGTTGCATTCTGGGTGATTTCCTCAGCGGAGTTTTGAACCATATAGACCTTAAAagacaagaaacaaaaacaacagcttTGCTTTTTATAAAGCCTACAATAGTCCAATTGCCACAAACGGTCCGAATCGGACATGcaaaaactgtattttgtttaactccACGTGGTCAGGTTGGCGTAGAGTCTtccctcgccttccacctctaagACCCCAGTTCGACTCATGCTGGGGCACACAATATGGATTGGGCTTTCAGTCCCTATACAAACGTGgatttttccctggaataaatcTCCATGAGTTTCCTCCCACACCTTAAATTTAAACTTCCTTCCTGGCTTTCTCTCATTTGAGTTATTGTCTATATACAGTGACTAAGTTCGCcatggcttcacaaccagaataaatgaaatgaaaggaaATACCATCTTAAAGTTATAACGTGATCTCAATACTTTAAGGTTTATTTCACCAAACAAGTAGGGCCTATACTAACTTCTAGTAGCTAATGGTATGCACATTTGTGTCTGTACATCAAAGTTGCCACTGCCGAAGTGCTTTTTATAACGGGGAGTAAtttttttctaaatcgattaaaaaagggaatcctttaaaaatgtaaaacaatttaGGATGACAGTTCTATACTACAGAACCAAACTGTTTTGGTACACTTACCCTTTCCTCTGTAAGTTTCCTTACAAGCACAGCCTGTTGTATGTAGGTCTCCCGGACGCCATCTTCAAGCTGTGTGAGCGCCTGGATATTCCGATCAAGTACTATGTCCGGAATTTCTACAAAGCGGAGCTGGAAATATCGGACATCCACGTAGAAACCTAGGTCTTCCTGTGTGCAGTCCTCTCGCGGTTTGCATCCTGGTTCACATCCTACAACAGAAGTTACACGTTTTCATGATTCATACGAGAGCAAATTAACAGGCCTCCCTTGTCATGAGTTCACATACAACGCTAAATGTCAAATAAACTCCGTGTGACGTCGGAGACTTTCGTCAGCTTCACAGAAACTGCGCGGTCAGAATTGACCGGAACCCGGGAAGATGGGGCCGgaaccatttctgggtcagtatgaaatcgacggctgcatgATTTCACGATGACGGTTAAAGCCATCTGGCActttcgttaaaggaacacgttgccttggatcggtcaagttggtctttgaaaagcgtttgtaaccgtttttttataaaatgcatattggtagaaagatgttgtaaaagtagaatacaatgatccacacaaacatgcctcgaaattgcgtggttttccttttacctcgtcgactaacacgtcggccattaattttatgggggtcaaaattttgactcccataaatggccgaccatgttagttcgcacagtagaaggaaaaccacgcaatttcgaggcaaacttgtgtggatcattgtattctacttttaaaacatctttccaaccatatgcatgttataaaaaacggttacaaacgcttttgttttgaccaactcgtccgacccaaggcaacgtgttcctttaaacagtattgtcaaaggcccacacttcgtgtatcataacttataaaaaacaaatctgtggaaatttagactcaatcggtcatcggagtcgggagaaattaacgggaaaacccacccttgtttccgcacgtttcgccgtgtcatgacatgggtttaaaaaaaattcgtaattctcgatatcgagaacttatattgttttaatgttttctcaaagagtaatgcatatcatggagtaatattttaagagaagtcgttcaccattaccttctggaaaccctgtaagttatttgtaaacctgtggactTTTTGTTCTATTCCGAAAGTGTATCATGGcgtcaaaaaaacaaacaaaaatagatgctgccatggaatgtacATTCGGTGACATTGATGGCTTTTGAAGCTTTGATGTTGTTCTTCCCCAGAAACTGTCCCTCGTCGACGGCAGCCCACTTTCAAATAAATTATGAATGagttttattgttgttgtcaAACCACAACAACCAACCTTTGGGCAGGTTGGCACATCCCAACTTGCAGCATGTCCCACCCAGCCTCTTCCTGACGGCCCGAAACAGCGACTCTTCCACCATTGCCCGGTTCTCCCCAAACTGCCTCGTTGTGAAATCAGACGTCACACCCTTGAGGGCGTCTATGGCACTGTTACGTATGGTCTCATTGTATTGGAGATCGTATGTGTCATGAAGGTATGCTAAGTCCTCCGGCCGGAGGAAATATTGCATTGTACAGTCAAGTTCcacctgcaaacaaaaacaaaatgctacAACTTTATATTCCCCGAAATAGTTAatagcctgacgtttcgaccctagcagagtctttctcgaagtcGAAATGACCAAGGACTCTGCTAgggggtcaaaacgtcaggcctttaactattttgtgcaaTTTCTCAACCCTTTTTCCGAAACACGTGTTCCAACGCCCCTatttccgacatccctatgttccgatacCCCTAGTGTATTTTCCCCAACTCTAACACTATACCATAGCCCTTACCCTAACCATTACCGTTACCCAagatattgggtgcgttcgtttagcttccctgggtcgacccggatGTGTGGCGGTTTCTTTTTCCATGACGattgtgggtaattatctgcacacgttcgatctgggggaaaaaacccgccacacaccggggtcgccccgggaagctaaacgaacgcaccctgtattaTCAGGGGTTTTCGGAGCacagagttgtcggaacatGGGGTGTCGGTAGAGCAGTCATCAAACAAATCATATACTACTCACTTGGCGTTTCGAgaaaaaaacctgcaaaaaCTGGGTGTTGTATATCGCCCGCAAAGATCGGAGTGCTTTACAAAAGCTGACAGAAAGTTTACGATACAAAAAAACCCAAGCAATGatacagataaaaaaaacacacaagcaAAATTCTGAAGTTAATTAATGTTGCTTTCGGGACACCGTACATGAAATCTTTACCTCGAGCCTGTCTCCAGTGAACACGGAAACTCCATCGAGATCTACAATGTGAGCATCAGCTTTGAAGATTTTGAACTCGTAGTCTATTCCAATGTAATcgaacccagattggaaaacaaTATCCGTAAAGACCTCACTGGTTGACTTCCGTCTGATGAACCCATACTGCCAAACAAGGAAAAGCaaacaagaaaatattaaatatttcaTCTAAAGGCACCTGACAATGGACATTATAAAACCCCTTgtaagtattctgcctgctcattggtttagagcgcgtcacatgaccagtcttagttttgctagacgacggccgtgtgatagtgcgtcggtttgccacgcgctagtccgaagactagcacacggcgtgcagtacccagacgtccgtaaCCATTTCGGATAGCACGACACTACAGttagtaaaagtgtttgcaatctgtattcgcgtcgtccgtgaaCTGtggcattcaggtctgtaacttaaaggaacacgttgccttggatcggtcgagttggtctttgaaaagcgtttgtaaccgttttttataaaatgcatatgggtagaaagatgttgtaaaagtagaatacaatgatccacacaaacatgcctcgaaattgcgtggttttccttttacctcgtcgactaacacgtcggccatttatgggggtcaaaattttgactcccataaatggccgaccgtgttagtccgcacagtagaaggaaaaccacgcaatttcgaggcaaacttgtgtggatcattgtattctacttttaaaacatctttccaaccatatgcattatatacaaaacggttacaaacgcttttgttttgaccaactcgtccaatccaaggcaacgtgttcctttaataataatagtccaatatttagaaatgtttggggtgttataaaacaaatattgactgcttttactcgtgcaatggttaaaaagtATGACTCCTTCGGTGATCCCCgcagcgttctattttccctcgacttcgcctcgggaaaatagaacgctccggggataacctcgggagtcataggtTTAACCATAGCAcccgaagcagtcaatatttgtatactattggtagttgtcaacgaccagtcttctcacttggtgtatctcaacatatgcacaaaataacaaaccggtgaaaatttgaagttgcgagataatattggaaGACAAACACAATTgtcactcgaaattgtgtgctttcgatgcttgatttcgggacctcaaagtTGAAtgcggaggtctcgaaatcgaattcaaatttttcataattatttaaaaaaacaaattagtggaagattacttcctcgaaaactacgatacCTCGAAATGACACATGttgttgatttcgggacctcaaaattgaattcggaggtctcgaaatcgaattcaaaTTTctcataattattaaaaaaaaaaaaatagtggaagattacttccttctcgaaaactacgatacttcataCGGAGCCATTtcgtacaatgttttatactaccaacagctctccactgcttgttcccaaaaaagtttttatgcgtttggtaactagcaatgggGGGCTGTGTGATAGTGTAtgcaatattgtgagaaacggctccctctgaacaacatagtttttgagaaagaggcaatttcccactaaatatgattttgttttcttcatattttgttttaaaaatctaGGGGTacagcttgaaaaaaaaacttgcttagctgtTACGTCTTCAATGCTAGAACACCTTTGTAATATACGCAGTAAAACTTCTTTAACAGTGAAGGTTTTGCCTGTTAGGAAATGTCATGAAATTCACAAgtatttttggttgaacaatttcaggcaatgcatggtgaggtatcaatataaatCTGGTCTGCAGTAACACAGCGTGTATGTCTACTtgcaggtagagtttgttctttggaGAACTGTTTTCCTTAAACTATCTACCTGGGTGGATGGTAGATAATCGGCCGGGACTTctaccaaagattatagagcgccgcaagatgcggaactgaagctttatctattgttggaacgtgaaatatAATCTTTGATTCTACATATTGGATCGTTATTTACTTCACTACCGCCGAGTGAGTTCTAAATATTGGTCTCACTGTTTCGACTAGCTTTCTCTAGTCATCGCAAGGAGACTGGAATATACGGTACCTCATAGAACTCCACGCCTTCATAGGCCGTAACTACGAGTAACGTAGTGAGTGCTGCGATGGAAAGCCCAACAGTCACAATGCAGCATAGGATCTTACCAGCAGTTCCCTCTCCCATGGTGTCCCGTGTTGCGTCCAATCTCTAACAATTCAAATTAATATAAGATCAAAACGAAATGACACATGTAAATTTCAGTTAAATCAGACAACTaaacaatattatgttttgagtgtttgtgtgttgttgttgtttttgttggtggtgttgttgtcgctgctgctgttgttgatgttgttgctgttgtagCTCtttttgctgctgctgttgttgctgctgttgttgtcgtCGTTTTGTCTTTGtagctgctgttgttgtttatgttgctatattgttgttttagttgttgttggaactcttgttgttgttgctgctgctgttgttgttgttgttgtcgttgttggtgttgttggtgtgttgttgtcgttgttgttgttgttcctgCTGCTGCAGTTATTGTTGCTGCacgctgttgttgtttttgttgtcgtcgttgttgttCTCCGAGTTAAGATCcaatttaacaaattaattctTGGCTAAGCCTGACCCAGATATCAGTTCCCCGGACATGGGATCCTGTCAAGTTTAATCCTAGAGTGTGTAGGCCTACCATACCATTACTAGTGGTGTACTTCTGCACTAAAACATAATGgggaattgtaaaaaaaaaataagcctTTTTAAAACTATCAAGTTTATGCCTGTAAAGTGACTCGTAAACGGTATAATACTTTCCTGTGGCAAAGTTGAACTTACCAATTCCAACCTGTATAAACTCAGCACTAAGGGGCTTgagtcgcccccccccccccccccaccccagacATCGGCCAACAAAACTAGTACCGTGTCATGTCTGTATTTATGCCTACCAATTGTGTATGTCTGTCTGGATGTCGTTAATTTAGTTCAATAAAGATGCAAAGGTCACTAACATTATTTAAGCAACTTTGTGCAGAGAAACCCATTGAGTATACAGCAAGCTGCGATTACATTGTTGGTATCTCAATGGAGCAAGAAAGAACCATGGGCGGGTACCATGTCTTAAGTTTACACTTACCTACGTCTCAGAACGTCTGCAAACCGAACGTCAGAATCTCATGCGTAAGTCAACCCCCGAATTCCCTTTTGTTACCTTCCAGTGCAGTGGAATGTAAAAGTGTAATCACAAACCCAATGGGAGTGGTGTTGTATTTTACAATAGCATATCCGTGGAGGCCTACGTGTGGAAAGACACACCGTATAACATATGGAAACCAGGGTGAAGAACCTTGCATGTTTGACCCCCAACCTTGTTCACTTCCTGTGAGATTGAATTTTAACCTCTGCCTGGGTATTACGGGTGCGTTCGTATAGCTCCCCTGagctgggtcgaccccggtgtgtggcgtttttttctttctaggacgaacgtgggtaattatctgcacacattcgtcctgtggaaaaaacgccacacaccggagtcgacccagggaggctaaacgaacgcacccaatatgaaACTGAATACCATTtgtaaacacttttaaaaatagTGCCCATGTAGAACTGGAACGCATGAAATGCGAGCACGTACAAGTTATAAAAAGTCCCTTTCACAAGACCCTATGTCGACCGATCATCCGTGACCGATGGAAAACAACATATGAAATATTAACATTGACGTAACTTTGTTCCAAAATACTCGTAGGATAAAACAAGTTTGATAAACAGTGTAGCCCTATATGTAAACTTTATGACACATATGTTAACCGGTTTATGGGAAGTAAACCAGTTGTTTTTATCAATAACCTGATCATAACCGGATGAGCCCATggtgcaaaattctcaaaaaggGTCGAGTTTATtgaaaccacaagagaaacaaaAACTGACGAAAGTTAATAATGAACTTGTGTCACTTTATTTTTGTGCTGCGCACGTGAGAGGCCCCTGCATTACGCGCTATATTTAATGTCTCGTAATTAAAACGATTTAAACATATCTCCACTCGGCATACTCAAACTTGTGAAAACTTGGACTTTGAACTGCAATATAGTATTTCTTGCCGATTTTTTAAACACAAGTGAGTCTCTTATAATTACAATACAGTGGTCAAATACGGCGACAGTTTTAATGTTGGACATTATAGTAAAGTGCATAAATTCCCGCTCAAGACCCTTGCGCATGAACTTTATTAGCCTGGtgcaatgttttattgtttttcctcAGTTCCCATGGAACCctaggagtgcgttttggcgaccccaaccaaagcccaaccgACTCGACAAGTCAGTTTCCGGTTAGTCTGAACAGTATCGTCACCGCGCTCAACCGATGACAAACCACCAGTACGGATAGGTTCCCTCCATTTCGAACGAAACCAAGTTGTAAATTTGTATGACAAGTTTTGGTATGTTTGACGACAGAGGCAAAAATAAATTTACCCATCATAGCTGGAAATAAATATAGGCAAGCTTGACATAGCATTTTGCTGGTGGGATATCCCATGATATACGCAGAATAACACTGACGCATAAGGGCGTGTCTGcagtaaaaaaaatttttaaaaaagagcATGAAGCCCGATATGAGACACAGGGCATCCCCAAAATATCCCATATCCTTGAATACACTGTTTCCCTGAAGTATCCCCCTCTATAACCCTGATATTCCAAGCACAAGTAGACACAATAGGGTGGGGGTAGCAGCACCCTAAACCATGCTCCACGTGAAATAATTACCCCGACAGATTGGTATGGTTTGTTTTCCCCCGTTGACCACTGATTCCTTTCAGCGCACTTAACAAACACAGCTTCACCCCAATTGTACAATTCATTCATTGTCCCTAGAAATAAGTGGTTAAGGGTTTAGTTCAAACCAGGCCAACTATAACACTCAGATGGAcgaaaatgacaattaaaagagTTTGAAAATGGCCTGAAAATAGGGTCGGGCCCAATTGACCGAGTAGTCTGTGCCACGTGCCGTGTTTAACAATCGCGCGTGTTCTTCTGTCCATTCAGTAGAAATGGGTTACGGCGTGAAATTCCATTAAGGGGCGGCAAAAATGCTACTGCGGTTTTTCCCCCTtctctcttcttctttttctcaatGCACGATAGAACAAATCCGCAAAAGATTCACTCGAATTAAGAAACTAGACAAGGCGTTCAGGGCTTGTTTGTGTAACAAATAAAAGTGAATTTGATGCGATGTGTTGTTGAGACTCGTCTTTATTGGTTTGGGTTTTTAGGTCACGCTAATTCCATTCACAACACGCCGTCAACATGTTCACATTTCAACCACGATATTGTGCAATCCTGGAGGGCTGGTTTCATGTAGTTTTAAAGAGTGGGTGGTTAAATTTAATCCATCAAGGACACACAAACAtactcaaagacactggacactattggtgattaatactacaattattataattgttagcataaaaacttactcggtaactaGCAgcggagagcttttgatagtttacaacaatgtgagaaacggctccctctgaagtaatgtagtttttaagaaagaggttttttctcactcaaataaaaaaatacttcaggcctgatgcctttttaggcatctgaaagcacacaaattaatttgtgcaacactggctttttctttcattattctcttgcaacttcgctgATCAATTAAGTcaaaaattgtcacagatttgttatttgacgcatgttgggatacatgtgagaatactggtctttgacaattagcgaaggtgtccattgccttttgTGGTAGACTTTTTCTCCAAAAAGAGCACACAAACGTACTTTATtagcaatttattttaaaaacaggcTTTGACAGCGACAGTTAAACTACCCGAGCGGCATGAGTTTCGGCACGCGAGCGGCGGGCTCTAAAGTGGAAATCCAACGGTCGAGAATTCTGGAGACGATGAGAGCGCAATGTGCACTCGGAACCGACGTCGGTACGATCCAAACAAGCTATACATTATTAACATTACCTGATAAAACGacaatgcaattttttttttttttttttttttgtcacatgCAAATTTGATTGTGTGAATGAGGTGTGAGGAATTCGACAATGAAAATTGCATGTGCACTTCGGGTTTCTGTGCTTTTTAAGACAAAATGACACATAAATGAGTTCAGTTTTGACGAAATGTTGACCTATTTCTTGCAACGGTTGAATACCACGtaccattttgtaaattttccATTTTCCAGGCttccattttgtaaatttttacaaaagataATTCTAAACGAAAAGTACCGAAAGGGTATTCCCGCGCCCAATTTTAtctagagctgcttcagcatgAACTATTGCGTATCAAACTGCAGGTGCACTGCAAAAACCATGGCGTCAATTTTGaaacccagtttttgcagtgttcaGCAAAAGTGAACATATATAATCCAAGTCAGAGACTGTAGACTTGACACCGTCTGGTAACCTgtctactctctaaatgtaaaatagtgaaaaataCCACTCTTAATATACATTTCGAGCTATCGCTCATTtattatggctcttcaaaaagaataATGGTATATTCAGtcttagaggggtttcactccaggacagagtgaaaaatcactcaaaaagatgcaaacttcaatctaaaagagtggaagaccactcaaaaaagagttgtccctcatatggctcttcaaagagtgctgtttcactcttttacattaagataGTAAGCATTATTTGTGGTGATTAGCAGCTTGTGAAACTGCACCCTGACTGTTTGTTATCCGTTAAAAgcctttggacactttcggtaattattgtccaaggcccacacttcgtgtataaaaactcatatataaaataacaaacctgtgcaaatttaggctcaatcagtcatcggagtcgggagaaaataacgggaaaacccacccttgttgccgcacgtttcgcagtgtcatgacatgtgtctaaaataaatccgtaattctcgacatcgagagtcgatattgttttcatcttttctcaaaaagtaaagcatttcatggaacaatatttcaagagaagtctttcaccataaactttgtaagttatttgtaaatctgtgaacttttaatttgtttctgttaaatGTACGGGTAAATGTACTTTGAAATGTCACAATTCGGGGTTTGTTTCGGTAAAAATTAATCCCTTCGAATTCAgtttaagtttaaaaaatactttGGTCATTATACCATAACAGTATTGTTTTAAAGTACATTTACCTCAGTTCTTATTTTTCTCTGTTTGGAAAATATCGCGCAGAAAATACaacacagacagacaaacaaaaacaaacgctGAAACACGACAACCAATGTTTAGTGAAATACCGCCAAGTCGGTGAACGTGCTTTTCGAAAACTGGGAAGTTGGACTGACTCTCTTCCTAAAACCCGATTGTAAGCTTTTTATGGCATTTTACAAAACAATGCTGTACGTGCCCAACAGTCTCCAAGAAATTATGTTTCATGTTACACGAGTTATTTCATAGTAAAGGATTAATCTCAAACCATTTAAGTGCTCGCGATAGCCCTATACTCGTTTTGgctcagttaaaaaaaaaaaaaaaaaaaaacgattgttCTTTGGTCCATTTCTTGTTAATTCAGTTTTTGCCGCTCGAAATGGAATTGCCGCGTGCGACCGGTGGCGGTACTTAATATATGGCCCACTTCCATCAATGATCACAATATGTTCAGGATGTACTTATCGTTTGGCCTTCATACTTGCCAAAATAAAACCTCTGCCAATGTCAGAGGCAATTTCTGCGGCAAGGCCACTGACGAGTTTTTACCGGCAGAATTTTAGCTCGTAATTGGAGACGGACTAATGGAATTAGTGTATTGTTTCTTCTTAATTATCATTTGAAAATACTAGGCCTATACTTCCATAGAATTCGAAACAtgagtgttaaaggcactggacactattagtaacaactcaaacaaattgttagcataaaaactgacttggtattgGGTaacggaaagctgttgatagtataaaacattttgagaaacggctccctgtgaagtaacatagtttttgagaaagaggcaatttctcactcaaatatttgaataatgGGAGAGACTTCAGGTCTAAAGCATTTCTCaggcatgaaagcacacaaaattgagCAAGaaagttgatttttttcttcttttatatttgcttgcaaattcgatgaacaACTGAGCCAAAATAACATATTTGTTAATGTGTATGCATATagatttgttgagatacactggtctttgaaaacaattaaaacgTGCCCAGTGGCTTTAAGACATTTTAGTCATTATTTATTCCAGGTTTCATCGACAAATTGTGACggtggcttaaaggcagtggacactattggtaattactcaaaataattatcatcataaaaccttacttggtaacgagtaatggggagaggttgatggtatgaatcattgtgagaaacagttccctctgaagtgacgtagacagttccctctgaagtgacgttgttttcgagaaagaagtaattttccacgaatttgatttcgagacctcaagtttagaatttgaggtctcgaaatcaagcattagaaagcacacgacttcgtgacacaagttcttttttctttcattattttctcgcaaatgtgacgaccgattgagctcaaattttcacaggtttgttatttgatgcatatgttgacatacaccaactgtgaagactagtctttgacaattaccaatagtgtccactgcctttaaacgagcTCAGTTTGGTGTAATGTCAAAGCACCGTGATCAACATTGGCGGAAGTGAGCACTGATCTAAAAGTCTACTCGTTGTATAACAAAATCCATGATTTGATAGCCCACCAACCATCTGAACTTGGGATTTCGACTCTAGATGAAGCGtcacaaagggggggggggtctagtATCCTGGTTCCTGTCCTCATATTTCAGACGGAGGTACAAGTAACCAGGTCACCCATCCTTGTTAAAGAGATAAACTATTAAAACATATCTAGCCCATTAAAACATTACCACAGTAGCTTTTTGGCTAATACATAAAACTGTTCACTGTGTAAAATTACGAAGAATGGCAGAatcaagcaaaatattttgagaggCTTGTTATATAGCTGGTGGGTTTTatctatttgtttttttcatcccATAACTAAAACCATACTGA
Protein-coding regions in this window:
- the LOC139939868 gene encoding uncharacterized protein — encoded protein: MGEGTAGKILCCIVTVGLSIAALTTLLVVTAYEGVEFYEYGFIRRKSTSEVFTDIVFQSGFDYIGIDYEFKIFKADAHIVDLDGVSVFTGDRLEVELDCTMQYFLRPEDLAYLHDTYDLQYNETIRNSAIDALKGVTSDFTTRQFGENRAMVEESLFRAVRKRLGGTCCKLGCANLPKGCEPGCKPREDCTQEDLGFYVDVRYFQLRFVEIPDIVLDRNIQALTQLEDGVRETYIQQAVLVRKLTEERVYMVQNSAEEITQNATTFASLIGSQARADARARVETSHNRGLAKIYNDLNITSQDHKASLNYIRTLRDHETVVMSVNFNSLVTGPINGGN